A single window of Psychromonas ingrahamii 37 DNA harbors:
- the dinG gene encoding ATP-dependent DNA helicase DinG has translation MLPDSLKIKIRAGYTLITQALPHFSTRKAQNYLVAEIAKVLAGEYDKSRRILVAEAGTGIGKSLAYILAALPVAQHAKKKLIISTATITLQEQLMVKDLPFFLRHSEFKFTFTLAKGRQRYCCEHKLFSTQQGTEQQALFTEKPQAGDQVLLTRLHEAYLAGKWLGDRDSWPTPIPNRVWQQIVSDKFSCKRALANHRQCPFHRARDAINKADVIVVNHALLLADLELGGGIILPEPDNCFYVLDEAHHLPKISRDFSSARASIKGSQDWLKKINQLSQHINKTIKRHTTITPGINMLESAQEIIKELKTVELFFNNNPSYFNESDKYRFALGELPETLHHPACHLKEESKKCLSALNKLSNIISEEIKDGNVKTKDVEPLMIELGFFQQRIENMQTLWVMLTREKTTKQAPIAAWAEREKAEIYLNASPIEVGGILEKIFWSQAAGIILCSATLTSLNNFEYFKRQSGLKSNDGTQYLRLKSPFNYPAIPLIIADMESDPTQAGFDDELIEKIENYLRDNEGNLVLFASYWQMNLVADKLNKKYQEALLIQGVLSRSKLIKTHKQRCDQGKTSIIFGTGGLSEGLDLPGHYLTNLIITKLPFAVPNSPVEEAHSEWIKAQGGNPFLQLSIPETSKKLIQSCGRLIRKENDTGRIIILDKRVKTKRYGKGLLDALPPFAIQFEHKH, from the coding sequence ATGCTTCCAGATTCCCTAAAAATAAAGATCCGGGCAGGTTATACGCTTATTACTCAGGCTTTACCTCATTTTTCAACGCGTAAAGCACAGAATTATCTGGTCGCTGAAATCGCAAAAGTACTCGCGGGTGAATATGATAAATCACGACGCATACTGGTTGCAGAGGCCGGTACCGGGATTGGCAAATCATTAGCTTATATACTAGCAGCGCTACCCGTCGCGCAACATGCAAAGAAAAAACTCATTATTTCGACTGCGACAATCACTTTGCAGGAGCAATTAATGGTTAAGGATCTGCCTTTTTTTTTGCGCCATAGTGAATTTAAATTTACTTTTACCTTAGCTAAAGGGCGTCAGCGTTATTGCTGTGAACATAAACTGTTCAGCACCCAACAAGGCACGGAACAACAGGCTTTATTTACCGAAAAACCACAAGCAGGTGATCAGGTATTATTAACACGCCTACATGAAGCGTATCTTGCGGGTAAATGGTTAGGGGATCGCGATAGTTGGCCAACACCCATTCCAAATCGCGTCTGGCAACAGATCGTTTCCGATAAATTCAGCTGTAAACGCGCCTTAGCGAATCATCGCCAGTGCCCTTTTCATCGTGCTCGCGATGCTATCAATAAAGCAGATGTTATTGTTGTCAACCACGCATTACTGTTGGCCGATCTCGAGTTGGGAGGGGGAATCATTTTACCCGAACCTGATAACTGTTTTTATGTCCTAGACGAAGCCCATCACCTGCCCAAAATATCCAGAGATTTTTCCAGTGCGCGTGCCAGTATTAAGGGCAGTCAAGATTGGCTTAAAAAAATCAACCAGCTAAGTCAACATATTAATAAGACCATTAAACGCCATACGACTATTACACCGGGTATTAATATGCTCGAAAGCGCACAAGAAATAATAAAGGAGCTGAAAACGGTGGAGTTATTTTTTAACAATAACCCCAGCTACTTTAATGAATCAGATAAATACCGATTTGCATTGGGGGAGTTACCCGAAACATTACATCACCCCGCCTGTCATTTAAAAGAAGAAAGTAAAAAATGTTTATCGGCTTTAAATAAACTTTCAAATATTATCAGTGAAGAAATCAAAGACGGTAATGTTAAAACAAAGGATGTTGAACCTTTAATGATTGAACTGGGATTTTTCCAGCAGCGTATCGAAAACATGCAGACACTGTGGGTTATGCTGACCAGAGAAAAGACAACCAAGCAGGCACCTATCGCTGCGTGGGCTGAAAGAGAGAAAGCAGAAATTTATTTAAATGCTTCACCGATAGAGGTCGGGGGAATATTAGAGAAGATATTTTGGTCACAGGCTGCAGGGATTATTTTATGCTCCGCCACATTGACCTCACTGAATAATTTTGAATACTTTAAGCGCCAAAGCGGATTAAAAAGCAATGATGGCACGCAATACTTGCGCTTAAAGTCCCCCTTTAATTACCCCGCCATCCCTTTAATTATTGCAGATATGGAAAGCGATCCGACTCAAGCGGGTTTTGATGATGAACTGATTGAAAAAATAGAAAATTATTTACGCGACAACGAGGGTAATTTAGTTTTATTTGCATCCTACTGGCAAATGAATTTAGTGGCCGATAAGCTCAATAAGAAATACCAAGAGGCTTTATTAATACAAGGCGTCTTGTCGCGCAGCAAACTTATCAAAACACATAAGCAGCGCTGTGATCAAGGCAAAACAAGTATTATCTTCGGTACCGGCGGATTATCCGAGGGACTGGATTTGCCCGGACATTATTTGACCAACTTGATTATTACCAAATTACCTTTCGCCGTACCAAACTCTCCCGTTGAAGAAGCGCATTCTGAATGGATAAAAGCCCAAGGTGGCAACCCTTTTTTACAGCTTTCTATTCCAGAGACAAGTAAAAAACTGATCCAGTCATGTGGACGATTGATTAGAAAAGAAAATGACACAGGGCGAATTATTATATTGGATAAGAGAGTAAAAACGAAACGTTACGGAAAAGGTTTACTGGATGCGCTTCCCCCTTTTGCGATTCAATTTGAGCATAAACATTAA
- a CDS encoding TSUP family transporter, translating into MTELFFDPGTWALLVFVGLIAGFIDAVVGGGGMLTVPTLLSLGLPAHLTLGTNKLSACFSSGIASYTYFRKQLFNPQFWKNSFYSTLTGAFIGTVFVNLIDTQWLEKILPVIILIVALYTLLNQIHDIDNHKLPENKSIFRIKQIIQGFLLGFYDGSSGPGTGAFWVISNMRLYKLNILLSSGIAKAMNFTSNVTSLLIFIYFGQVNWLIGLTMGACLMLGAYIGAHSAIHFGAKFIRPVFILIVVIMAIKLGYDAWFS; encoded by the coding sequence ATGACTGAACTTTTTTTTGACCCCGGCACTTGGGCGTTACTTGTTTTTGTAGGCTTGATCGCAGGTTTTATTGATGCGGTCGTTGGCGGAGGAGGCATGCTGACGGTCCCAACATTATTAAGCTTAGGTCTACCTGCCCACTTAACCCTTGGTACCAATAAATTATCTGCTTGTTTTTCTTCGGGCATCGCATCTTATACTTATTTTAGAAAACAATTATTTAACCCGCAATTTTGGAAAAATAGTTTCTACAGTACGCTAACAGGTGCCTTTATTGGCACGGTGTTTGTTAATTTAATTGATACTCAATGGCTAGAAAAAATACTGCCTGTTATTATTTTGATTGTCGCTCTCTATACTTTATTAAATCAGATACATGATATTGATAATCATAAACTGCCTGAAAATAAATCTATTTTTCGCATAAAACAGATAATTCAAGGGTTTTTGCTGGGCTTTTATGATGGCTCCTCCGGTCCGGGAACAGGGGCATTTTGGGTAATTTCCAATATGCGCCTTTATAAACTAAACATTTTGCTGTCTAGCGGCATTGCAAAGGCGATGAATTTCACTAGTAATGTGACTTCCCTATTAATATTCATCTATTTTGGTCAAGTAAACTGGTTGATTGGGTTAACAATGGGAGCCTGTTTGATGCTTGGCGCATACATAGGGGCTCATTCTGCCATTCATTTTGGCGCTAAATTTATACGCCCCGTTTTTATATTAATTGTGGTCATCATGGCCATTAAATTAGGGTACGACGCATGGTTCAGTTAA
- a CDS encoding primosomal replication protein, giving the protein MVQLSSKNLPIDQLNRQLKVLSKRCEVLDESVSQTENKCFVFEVHIFPKRCLTLLGYIKQIEHTAKSLQNALDKNLPEALIAFECTLFIDQFQVLLQLVQSLEKGEADILYKSYSSIKENIYQQLQKQYHYEERLLNMIAEQEELMTHSNAQQKIDIKEKIEVLKGRYQKCNSYTQMLEFKFQDSSDE; this is encoded by the coding sequence ATGGTTCAGTTAAGTTCAAAAAATTTACCGATAGACCAATTAAATAGACAATTAAAGGTGTTAAGCAAAAGATGCGAAGTACTGGATGAGTCGGTTAGTCAGACAGAAAACAAATGTTTTGTTTTTGAAGTGCATATATTTCCCAAGCGTTGTCTCACGCTGTTAGGCTACATCAAGCAAATAGAACATACTGCCAAATCTTTACAAAATGCACTTGATAAAAACCTTCCCGAGGCCCTGATAGCCTTTGAATGCACACTTTTTATTGATCAATTTCAGGTGTTATTACAACTGGTACAAAGCTTAGAAAAAGGAGAAGCTGACATATTATATAAATCCTATTCATCCATTAAAGAAAATATCTACCAACAGTTACAGAAACAATATCACTATGAAGAACGTTTATTAAACATGATTGCAGAGCAGGAAGAGTTAATGACCCATTCAAATGCTCAACAAAAAATAGACATTAAAGAAAAAATTGAGGTCTTAAAAGGACGTTATCAAAAGTGTAATAGCTATACTCAAATGTTAGAATTTAAATTTCAGGATAGCAGTGATGAGTGA
- a CDS encoding YbaM family protein translates to MSEYNEDKKNNPPLVDALQSVQLAVDLIQLLEENKIDKQVAMDALEIVLKDFKNKPA, encoded by the coding sequence ATGAGTGAATATAATGAAGATAAAAAAAATAACCCACCACTAGTCGATGCGCTGCAATCAGTGCAACTAGCCGTTGATTTAATTCAACTGTTAGAAGAAAATAAAATTGATAAGCAAGTGGCTATGGACGCTTTAGAGATAGTATTAAAGGATTTTAAAAATAAACCAGCCTAA
- a CDS encoding acylphosphatase: MDNIGCKVIVSGIVQAVGFRYFTCREARLHYVMGHAKNLQCGDVEVVMYGPREQIAKMLKWLEKGPKTARVTGITVSEIPYQKTNDFIAC; this comes from the coding sequence ATGGATAATATTGGCTGTAAAGTGATTGTGTCGGGCATAGTGCAGGCGGTTGGTTTTCGCTATTTTACCTGCAGGGAAGCGCGTTTGCATTATGTTATGGGACATGCAAAAAATTTACAATGCGGTGATGTTGAAGTTGTTATGTACGGCCCGCGTGAACAAATAGCGAAAATGCTGAAATGGCTTGAAAAAGGGCCTAAAACCGCACGTGTTACCGGCATCACTGTCAGTGAAATCCCTTATCAGAAAACCAATGATTTTATAGCTTGCTAA